The Apodemus sylvaticus chromosome 4, mApoSyl1.1, whole genome shotgun sequence nucleotide sequence tatcactaaatctctcaaacacctttccctaacctctaaaccctctgcaggttttttttaaatatgctgcctaattaataaaagctagatcaacaactgtctttgcttctgctttctgtggggtgtgtattaattacaaaatccacattattcattgatacaatttagctaacaagaatagttatccaggatcagaaacttgaacaccaaaaaGTAAGACTAGAGAATGCAGATAATCCTGGTGTATGGTCAAATCTttgaagttcagactccatttttaaaaatctgttcaaattaacatcctggcacctagcattagtttgcaagttgcccctcaacaaaacctgagcctagcttcactctctaagccaatctccaataagaccagcatcttcaatttacaCCTTTaacaagaccaggttattccaccaacacacctgtaccccccagattacaaaaccaccccctgcctaatgaccaccaatgcagaggggaacagaagttaagtttatgttagccaggtggtggtggagcacgcctttaatcccagcacttgtgaggaggaggcaagcagatttctgagttcgaggccagcctggtctacaaagtgagttccaggacatccaggaatacacatagaaaccctgtcttggaggaacagggagagggaatatGGCTTAtaagacttgcggggagtgggaaccctgAAAacgggaaataatttgaaatgtaaataaagaatacatcaaataaaaaaagaaagaaaaaaataactccccaaaagatcaactctgaagctaaagaggtggcctgaaaatgatattcaagagacagaggcagaagaacctaaactgaagtggtaccctaggatacacagtagggctgttctgggaaaataagtttatttgaattaatgtcattcttcataaataaattaatatctaaaacaacCACACAagcattaaatgaaagaaaaaaaaaacaatgacagaggttgagcaattattaaaaaaaaaaaaacattgagctatctgtaccatggagctggggctgctccacagccctctgtgcacaggtcccaccagaagagagctgggctcccgggAGTTCTGGCACAGGCTTATAGGACCACAGGAGGTACAAGCTCCaggcagaaacacagaaacaacagaaatatgaAACACCAAAagtaacaagatggcaaaaggcaagcacaagaaacctaccaacaaaaaccaaggctacttggcatcatcagaagccagttctccaagcacagcaagttctggataaccGAATATATCAcagagcaagatttgaatttaaaatcacattgcatggtgctgatagaggacttccagaccaactcactgataagtggatattagcctagaagttcagaatacccaagatacaattcacagaccacatgaagctcaagaagaaagaagacgaaagtgtggatactttgatgcTTCTTacaaggggtacaaaatacccatgggaagaaatacaaagtgtggagcagagagtaaaagaatggatatccatagactgccccacctgtggatccatcccacatgcagttaacaaacccaggcactattgtggatgccaataagtgcttgctgacaggagccagatataactctctcttgagaggctttgccagtgcctgacaaatacagagggggatgcacacagccaaccattgaactgagcaaagggtttcaatggaggaactagagaaaggacccaaggagctgaaggtgtttgcaaccccataggatgagcaacaatatgaaccaaacagcaagcccagagttctcagggatttaagcacaaatgagagagtacacatggaagaaacaatgactccagccacatgggtaacagaggacagcctgaacagacatcaatgagaggagagacccttggacccttgaaggctcattTCCTCAGGGTACccctaccaggtcagggaagctggagtgggtgggttagtgagcagagggaggggatgggatagagctttgcagaggggaaatgagCAAAGGGGACCTTTCAAacgaaaatcaagaaaatatttaattaaaattgaaaaataaataaataatggcaaaaaagccagaaaacaaaacctgGGCTTACTCACTATGTTGCAATCCACActggaagccaatgttttgagatggttcacctgacaatctactccatctaccagcttctggaagtaatggaggagccactcctataatgtttcagaaagcagaatccttgaaccagaacattgaCTACTTGCAgtaaatatttacatgtaatgcagtttgggcagaacacacacacacacacacacacacatgctactaATGCACTACtttccatgcagacaggaggctagcatggctgtcctctcagaggctctacctaccaacagctaactgaaatgcagttacagctaagcattggattgTAGTAGGGGAACCGTATGGACAAGTAAggcgaaggattaaaggaactaaaggagatggcaactctaaaaaGATGACCAGTATCACATAATCTGGACCTTGGGAGGCCACcaaagactaagccaccaaccagagagcatacatgaacttgtctgatgccccAAGCACAAATGAAGGACAGGCatatcttgtctggcctcagtggaagaggatgtgcctaatcctatataGACTTATTGtcccagggagggggaatgcatggggagcaccctctcagaggcaaaggagatgggggacggctgaaaaactgtgaggggagcactgcagtgaggcagaatttcagatgaaaattaataatataaaaattgaaaaaaggagaatccagccaggcagtggtgccacacacctttaatcccagcacttgggaggcagagacaggcagatttcagagtttgaggccagcctggtctacaaagtgagttccaggacagccagggctacacagagaaaccctgtctcaaaaaaccagaaagacacacacacacacacacacacacacacacacacacacgcacacaaacagagagagagagagagagagagagagagagagagagagagagagagagagagagagagagagaagcatttatgatattccagaaccattggTCTAATTGGTTCTGAAGAAGGATTTCCTTggagggaagtacaagactaccaccaaacaaattgggaggagtgatcacaaggtctgtgcttctgattggaataacacacaggaaagaagaaagccatcttcagagttttggggctctgattcctgaccaccatacaggagctatTCCACATGCCCTCCATTTGGTGAATACTCAGACTCCtgaccagttaaggaaaacatcccttccctgatcaggtttatggcagaaatcagtgtaaaaccagcacaggagtaaataatagctttgcagagattgacatgataccttcatttatggaagtctCAAGTCTCAGTAAGCAAAGTACCCTGgtgatggctcttcttgtctagactacctgtggactcatgtaacatataaaatggagggctcgtcttttaaaagcttgttttgatTAAATTGAAATAGATAAATCCAGTTCAAACGCAGATTCTTAGGGTAGAAAATCACACACGtttaatctgagtcttcaggcaggaaaacaaacacctttaatccagaagtTGAGACTTGAAGACACACCCTTAATAGGGCCatgccttctactggaggcctatataagcatatgaagaaggagactgtgtctttgcctgcctgctctcatcttactagcaagcccatttcttcactggcattagactctacttcagaataccagcatatactgaagaaaacctgagacttcaaacctcgtggactaagtaagtactgactgtagtcattgttatattagttgaatttatgttattctcatatatcctctttctatttatataaaggaattaattctgtatgttcaataaacacacgcacatatacactcagagagagagagaaagagagagagaagacagagagtgggcaagagagacacagagaaacagagacagttacacagagacagagagagaaaaacagcacagagtaagaatttaggagaaatctaaaataaaatctaaagagtatatataattgtatgcaTCAGGATGAAGAGtcaataaatgctagttcttcttttcagatcaaCGTTAACCTCCAAACAACCTccaacagaaatgtcaggggacatggaagccaagagctggggctccacacagatcagtgtaaaaaacatctgctatgagtggaccattagcaacttctcattttgcatggatggaattcagaaagagattagaagcccagagttctcattagaggccaatGAGGAAGCGACATGGTGTTTGACAGTATACCCAAATGGAGTTGATAAAGAAAGCcaagattacctgtcagttggcctgggattgctcagctgtcccgtgtgcccagtttgggcaaagtttgagttctgggtcataaattcccaaggagagaaatgtcaaagtaggaAGAACCCCAGTGTTGTAAGCTTTTGGCAATACCAACACAAGGGATTCAAAGACTTCATCCttcgagatttcctcctctcccatcagcatttacttctccctgaagaccagctcaccatctgctgcaaggtgagcatagcgGGAGCCATCTTTAGCGTGCCTGGACagaacatgacacctgcaatcaaggatccAAGACATGTTTTGGCAGATGACCTAGGGAAGCTTTGGGAGAATTCCGtcttcacagactgctccctattGGTAGGTGGCCATGAATTCCGGGCTCACAAGTccatcctagcagctcgctctccagttttcagagccatgtttgaacatgaaatgcaggagagactaaaAAACCTCGTTGAGATTCATGACTTGGATCCCCAAGTCTTCCAGGAGATGATGGGTTTCATCTACACAGGGAAGGCACCAAACCTCAAAAGCTACTCCATGGCCGCTGgtgtgctggcagctgctgacaggtatggcctggagggcttgaaggccatgtgtgaggatgccctctgcaggatcctctctgtggagaatgctgcatacactctcatcctggctgacctccacagcacacagtggctgaagactcaggccctggatttcattacagattttgcc carries:
- the LOC127682226 gene encoding TD and POZ domain-containing protein 1-like is translated as MSGDMEAKSWGSTQISVKNICYEWTISNFSFCMDGIQKEIRSPEFSLEANEEATWCLTVYPNGVDKESQDYLSVGLGLLSCPVCPVWAKFEFWVINSQGEKCQSRKNPSVVSFWQYQHKGFKDFILRDFLLSHQHLLLPEDQLTICCKVSIAGAIFSVPGQNMTPAIKDPRHVLADDLGKLWENSVFTDCSLLVGGHEFRAHKSILAARSPVFRAMFEHEMQERLKNLVEIHDLDPQVFQEMMGFIYTGKAPNLKSYSMAAGVLAAADRYGLEGLKAMCEDALCRILSVENAAYTLILADLHSTQWLKTQALDFITDFAYEVSKTSGWKSLVESHPPLVAEAFCSLASAQCPSLEP